The following DNA comes from Candidatus Poribacteria bacterium.
ATGGCGAAGCAGAAGTTCGAGAGGACGAAGCCTCACGTCAATGTTGGGACGATTGGTCACGTGGACCACGGGAAGACGACGTTGACGGCGGCGATCACGAACGTTCTCTCCAAGCGGGGGATGGCGAGCTTCCGTTCGTTCGACAGCATCGACAACGCTCCCGAGGAGCGCGAGCGCGGGATCACGATTGCGACGGCGCACGTGGAGTATGAGACGGACAATCGTCACTACGCTCACGTGGACTGCCCGGGTCACGCGGACTACATCAAGAACATGATCACGGGCGCTGCGCAGATGGACGGGGCGATTCTGGTGGTTTCGGCTCCGGACGGTCCGATGCCCCAGACTCGTGAGCACGTGCTTCTGGCGCGCCAGGTGAACGTTCCCTACATCGTCGTGTTCATGAACAAGGTGGACATGATGGAGGACGAGGAGCTTCTGGACCTGGTGGAGCTGGAGGTTCGGGAGCTTCTGAACGAGTATGAGTTCCCTGGCGACGAGATTCCGGTGGTTCGCGGTTCGGCTCTGAAGGCTCTGGAGTCGGGCGATGCCGACGGCGAGGGCAAGTGCATCATGGACCTGATGGAAGCGGTAGACAGCTACATTCCGACGCCTGTCCGCGATGTGGAC
Coding sequences within:
- the tuf gene encoding elongation factor Tu — protein: MAKQKFERTKPHVNVGTIGHVDHGKTTLTAAITNVLSKRGMASFRSFDSIDNAPEERERGITIATAHVEYETDNRHYAHVDCPGHADYIKNMITGAAQMDGAILVVSAPDGPMPQTREHVLLARQVNVPYIVVFMNKVDMMEDEELLDLVELEVRELLNEYEFPGDEIPVVRGSALKALESGDADGEGKCIMDLMEAVDSYIPTPVRDVDKPYLMPIEDVFSISGRGTVVTGRVDRGRVRIGDTIEVVGIRDTRSTVVTGVEMFKKQLDEGMAGDNVGLLLRGINRDDVERGQVIAAPKSITPHKEFECEVYILSQAEGGRWTPFFTGYRPQFYFRTTDVTGVIDLPEGQEMVMPGDNVRLKVSLVTPIAMEQELRFAIREGGHTVGAGVVTKVLD